TACGTGTCGACAATGTTTCaataaatttcggccaaattggttgtttaatattgatgttgtaTGACTTCTAAGGAATATCAtaaatagtatatatatatcggagctgtacacaaatctgaaccgattttctggaaattcGCTATATATGTTCTCCTAGGCATTGGCaacatctgcgaaaatttcgccCAATCGATTGTTGTTGGTAGGTTTAATaacattaaaaagaaataccccAAAACATATGTTTATCggatatatatccaaatttaaacagaTTTTTTTGGTATTCGCCAAAAATCTTCTTTTCACCTTCCTTACATCCTGTgctgaaatttaattaaatcggaacataaatcAAAGGGCTACCAACAAATAGTGTAAACATTACATATAAcggatatatataaatctgagccgatttattCAAACTTAGCCAGTTTTGCCGAGTATCTTGAAGATCGACCTGCCCGTTGATTTAAACGACCCATTTGAGGACAAATTCCCCTCtgtgcggcgtgccgcagtgctacataTCTATGGGGAGACGTTTTTACGTGGCTGCCAAACCATTTGTCGCTTTTTCAAATTGCTTCACTAATTTCGCCAGCatatgttcacgccaggattcgaacccagttgttcagcctcataggcggacatgctaacctctgcgctacgggggcCACCtagtagcgcagagattagtagtagaagtaattgtgcaaactttcagccaaatcggataaaaattgcgccctaaacCTGctgaagaattaaaatcgggagaccggtttatatggaagctatatcaggttacagaccgattcagaaaatatttcgctatatgttgaaggtcatacctgttattgtaaaaaatttccaacaaaCCGGATAAGGATTGCCCCCTTCAGTCGCTCAAAAAGtattattgggagatcggtttttatgggagctttatcaggttatgaaccgacttgaagcatactatgcacagttgttggaaatcaaaacaaaatgcttcattcaaaattttagccaaatcggatcataatagagccgcctagaggctcaagaggtcaaaatctaagatcagtttatatggccatttaaaatcctaaccgacctacgctaataggaagtatttgtgcaaaatgtcaaacgcctagctttatcccttcaaaagttagcgtgctttcgacggacggacggacacggctaaatcgacttggaatgtaaagacgatcaagaatgtatacctTGTTGGGTCTgagatgtatatttcgatgtgttatgaagttagtatacccccatatggtggagggtataaaaagcaatttAGCGAAATACTAAGAGAACTAAACGGCAATGAGccattgttttttaaaaaagcaAATAGCTGGCTCTTAACTTCCTTATTGATTCAATGTCCTGAGCCTTATAGGGTCTAGTCTCGTCCCACGTAAAGTTTTGAACTAGCTTGTTTGAGTTCTAGACATAAAAACACCGATATTTGAAAAGCGTTTATTGGTTTATTTTAacagattttctttatagaactgtTTTTCGTTTTATATGTCTTGTTCATGGGCAATGTTGAGTGTTTATGTGTTTTATTCTTAAGCCATCCAACCAAATTCTGAAACAAATCATAACAGAGAAAACGAGAAAACTGTACCTTATAATCATACTTCCGTCCTTttctgcaaatgcaaaaattctattaaaatttaCACAAAGTCACTCGCCCAGCTGAtacaattttccaatttcagagttgtatccaaatccaaCTATAACGTCAAATACCTTGTTAGTGTCTTTTTTCACATTGTTATTGTTTAAATTTACAATATAAACGTTGTAATGGCGAAGATTTTAATATTGTAGCTGCTACACataataatgcaaataaaaacttgcATGCCAATTTGACAGTGTAAATAAATTTGACAGCCCTGGCAGCCAGTTGGCTGTCAGGGTTGTATCATTAATTTCATTGCTGTTTGGCTTGTGGTTTTAcctatcaaatgaaattttcagcagCTAACCAAAGTGACTCGATTGGGCTGTATAGTCATATCTCAACCATTCAACCATCTAGGTCGGTCGGCTGTCTCACAGTCCACAAGCTCTCACAAGGGGTAGAGAGGAaaagagaaagaaagaaagcaGTAAAAAGTGGCTTCGATATACATACACAATTTTTTCATCTAAAAGCAGCCCTAcagacaaattaaataaaagttcTTAAGGTAAgttatttcttctttttttaacaTAATCATGCACAAAAATTATGAGTTTATTGCAAATCACACATGGATCTTTTTCTAATTTACATATACACACGCGAAAAGTTCTCTGCATATACACacatacaattttttcatataatttcTGGCCTTTTAAAGTTTATATGCCGCATTGTTTAGAAGATGTGTGATTAGTTAATATATTTTGCAACTTCCAATATTtcggtttcctttttttttttattacaaatcaccATTTTAATCGatttatgttgcattttttttccttCCAGTAGTCGTTATACATAATTTAATCGATTTTGGTTTCGTCGCAACTTCGGCCAAAGGTACGCTACAGTGACTAGCGCTACCTTTCAATATGGCGGACGACGAGCAGTTCTCGTTGTGCTGGAACAATTTTAATAGTAATTTATCAGCGGGTTTCCATGAGTCGCTTTGCAGAGGTGACCTGGTGGATGTGACGCTGGCGGCAGAGGGGCAATTTGTCAAGGCTCATCGTCTTgttttgtccgtctgttcgccCTATTTTCGTAAAATGTTCACTCAAATGCCAGCCAATCAACATGCCTTTGGTAAGTGTAATTGTCCGCGTATATTATGGACTGTATTGCGAATTATGTTCTATTTACGTTTTGTTTTTAGTATTTCTGAAGGATGTAAGTCATACCGCTTTGAAAGATCTCATCCAGTTTATGTACTGCGGCGAGGTGAACGTCAAGCAGGAGGCGCTACCAGCTTTCATAAGTACAGCAGAGGCTCTACAAATTAAAGGCTTAACAGATGTAAGTACCTTATACGAGTTTTggggtttgtttttatttgaattttgttttggcttGGGGTTTTCGTGTCGAAGCATAGTCGGTGTGATTCAGTTATGATGTGTGTGTATTGACCGAAACGTGTACATTTGCCAGTGTGCGAGaacactttttattttgttgatatttttgcGCCGAAGCGTAACTGTACTCGTCGAAGACTTGTCGAACCAATTTGTTTCTTCATATGGATTTTGACTATGTCATACAAATAACATGCCCTATAGACTGAAGTAAATATactaaataaaatgtataatAGTTTGACAAATTCCGGTCTAAGATATTTTTTACGTTTTGGAAAGCCAATTCAACTCTTCATCCCCATTAGGTGTTTTGGTGAGAGCTTTTCTCTCAAATTATAAATTAGGTGTAAAAAAAGCGCCCTTTAAAATTTCGTtgagttgttggaaattttgtttataggccgttaacatttgatttttttactgCCCACACACTGTTAAGAGCAGTGTTTTGCAACAGAATGTTGCTACAGTTGAAGCTCGTTTATTCGTTCGATATGCTCATGACGCCGCTTAACAAGAATAATCGAAAAGACGGTATTCTTCGCTGGTATTGATACTGCATGCCGGTTAATAGAGTCCCAGCTACTCGAGGTTcaactttttaaatttatttgctttttaaCAGTTTTATTGGCCAAAAATACACTgattatagtgaggaaaatggcaaaaaaaatcaaagtgacAACACTTGATCACATTACCGGCATCATGTatgttttgtatgttttattggtttcaatgttccgtttttctttattaaattgaaaaagaaattaagaaatTGCAAAGTGCTTTTGCTTTTGCTTCTACATAAGTGTAAGCACAACCTGATGTAAATGTTCTGATCTCTGAAAAACTTACATGCTTAAAAAAAACATGCTTACAAACTAACTAAAATAACAAATATTACAAGCGCAAAAACAAATAACCTTGCATAAGTTCTTTGCTAAAGCTTCTATATACCAATTTATATGAAATCGCAGAAACTCtaaataatgaaatttaagacaaaaaaaaacctccATTACCCGTCCACCCTTACAAGGGTTTACAAGGTGTTTctttaaaaatggttgcaatttGAACTTAACAGTGTATGCTGGCAAGTAAACACAATGACATCCGGCAGTTGAAAGGTAGCTGtccttcgaaaaaaaaaattacattatccaaatttagcacaaatatttgtttatgaTTTTGAGCGTTAAAAAAAACTACCGCATTTATTTCGTCACCTAAGACTTTGGCGGCAATATCCTAATTGGTCTATTTTAacttttctgttgttgttgtagtagcagtgtgtggtacactgaggcggcagcccttaccgatgaaggaattcatcgggtcaatccggtacatacaaccggctgccatgggattgttaaCTTTTCTGTGGTATACCATAGCTGTGTGTTGCATGAATATTTTTAGGTGTTTTATTCAATTGAAGCAActttctcaaaaacctttcaattTAAGTAatacaatttaattttgttacaGAGTGATCCTCCACAATCTCAAACGCCGCCTGAACCTTCTACACCCACGCCACAAATTCAATCACAACAAATACAAGCGTCACCGCGAGTGCGGCATCGTACGTCGACGGGTCGCTCATACAAAATAGAAACTGTTGATGATTCCGGCGATGACACGAAACAAACGACGCAGATTGTTATACAAACTACGGCGCCATCCCACCCACCACAGGCCACAATTACCACACAAGCACCTCAGcagcaacaccaccaccaccatcatcatcagcagcaacaacagcatcagCCTCCTCAACAACATATAGCGCAACAGCCTATCCAAACGCAAACACATCAACTTGCCGGTGTTAGTTTACCTACTTCAACGGCAACAACAGCTGTGGTAACCCATAAAAGACCCGCCCAACGTACAAACCTTGGTAGTGTGCCGCACATCAAGCGATCAAAGAGCACAATTGATCCCCTAGAGGCTTCAGATGCAACCGTTGCCACACAACAACTTAATGTACAAACAACCGTAGTGACGTCGGATGTGACCAAGTCCCAAAGTCAACAGCACCATCACcaccaacagcagcaacaaacgCAATCGCATCACCACCAATCACAGCCACAACAGACCAATGAACCTGAGTACATCGACATGCCCATGGAATTGCCAACAAAGTCAGAACCAGACTACGTTGAGGATGCTGGCGAAGTTGATCAGGGTGAACAAGACGGAACATATGTGGAAGACGAATCGTACGGTGATATGCGCTATGATGAAAGTTACTTCACTGAGGGCGAAGAAGCCGGAGGAGCGGCAGGAAACGCAGCAACAGGAGGAGCCACAAGTACAAGTGCCACAGCGACCACATCAAAAGCTATTGTAAAGTCGCAGCCGCTATCGGATTCGGCGTACATGGATAGTACAGGAGATCAAGCCAATAGTGACGCACAAGGTTGGTTGACACTATTtacaaacacacaaaacaaGTATTTTCCAACCAAACACTTGAGCGCCAGACGCCAGTGATTTGTATGGAAAATACTATTGATTTGTGAAACATTTTTACACAAACAAGTAATTTAGTATTTATTAAGAGTTGAAGAAAGGGCAGAGCTGGAAGATTGTTTAAGGAAACTCCGAGCGATCGTTGTATTTTCAAAACGAACATCACTTTGGGTTTCTGCATTCTTCCCATGGTTTCTTAAACTTAATCTAGCCGAAGAGATAACACTTTATTCAGCGTAGAGCTTTCCTTAAATACCTATGTACATTGAAAAAGTGCTTTTTGTTCTCTTGCTAGGTAAGTTTAAAAGACTCAGATGAAGGAAATAGATATAGACGGCactccttaaaaaaattttgcgtcTTTGTTAAAAGTATACGTGCGGGAAAATACTTTTAAGTACGCGGAAGAGACAATTTAACAGCGACAAGTTTATGTTTTTAAGACCCGAATCCATTTCAAATTACCCATGtcattcgaaattttatttgcttCAAATTGTCTCGTTCGTGAACTTCTCTATTTCTAGCTGCTACTGCTCTGTAGGCCTTAAGCAAAAGAGCATAAGAATACTAGGATTTTATTATTGTTCAACTTTTGCTGTTCACAGAATGGACCTTTCTGCGAATTTCAATATATTTGAACAATAATTTAACCTATTTGCTTCCTACTTTTGTTAACCATTCGTGGCGGTCGGAAGAGCATTCCTAATCAGCTAGACTCATTTTAAGATCACAGAGAGACATATTCTCGCCAAAATGTCTTGTGATTATTTCTCaacaaagtgttaaaaaaaagaaaatttaatgaatgAGCAGGTAAGTAGATGCGCATATTCATGATTTTACATGCGCTCACATATGCACTGTTTGCGGCGGGTGGTAAGTAATAACATTATCATTTGTGCATAAATGCAAGTTGACAACATTACATTgagagaattaaaaataattttaaatggggGGATTTTTTAGCGGCATTGTattattaataattacaaatgaaataaataaaacactttttaaAACAAAGGATTCAAAGAAAACACTTACAGACAATAACAACTATTCGAGTGTAATATAAaggcaagcaaaaaaaaattgtatatttttcACAACTACCTATTCTGAAAGCACAACAGAGTATCCTGCTTTAGGGAGAAAATCATGTGTGAATTAAGTCCTAAGTCCATGTTCGTAATGAAAGTTCGATCATGCTCCCATTTTGTATAACTTTACTACTTAGTGTTTCAGTTCATTATATCCACCACAATAGGAGTGGGCCTAATAATATAGTCATCGCTTTTTATAACACGTTGAAATATTGATAAagcatataaattcttgatcgtcttgatattctaagtcgatctagctatattcgtccatctgtcgaaattgCGAAtaggctatattcaaattttaacaaagctcccatataaatgatcATTCGACTTGTCTTCGTTAGCCTCTTGAAGACGCAATTattcgatttgtttgaaatttcgcTGGTAGTGATTTGCTATATTATTTCAATTATCAGAAAGTATTGTCTAAATTGGTCCCCATGTTATAACTTCCATcatccatggtaagtattgtccaaatcggtatataacctggtatatctcccgattagtcttctacggcgcacagaagtttatatttttggttgatttgcagaaatttggtacataaagTACTCATGTTTTTCAACTTGGTTTATTTGTTTACAAAATTATTGCAGCCTTTTAGTAGATTTCTTAACAGATTACTTTTGcaaaacgtcaaataaaacttcTTTAAtgcttcataaagttttgtgtaACCCAAATCCACTAGGCATATACATGTagatgtatttatttttttaactcgAGATTTAAACTAAAAACTTGTAGTAGGGTGAaggttaaaaaacaaacaacaatggaAATTTGAGATGTCTTTTAAAACCAATATGAATTAGGAATTTAGCATTTTGTTAAATTGGCTCttattcccccttattccggtTGTCAAAGGCGTGGTCGAATTTCAACACTTACAAAACTATTGTGCTTGTCGAAGACAAGCCATCTATTACATATTTGGTATTACGTACAGATACGGTCAAAATAATAGCAGcgcaaaataataattttattctataacgTGGACTTCCTTCCAAACCGACTGCCTTATATATCTTTTTTTATACGTCAGTACAACACTAAATAAGCCATAATAATGGTATTGGTACAACGTGTTGGAGTAATTATAActatttaaaaaagtaaaatttaggCAGTCAAAATAATAGCAGTAGACTATATCGAATCCACAGGGCAATACGTTCAAGAAATGTTACACTTTTGAGAAAAAACAACACagtttgtaaatggaccattcGATTAATAGAGAAACACTGCGATTGGATGAACCAAAAATTGTGTAGAacttaacaaaaatgttttgacAGATGGTTTAGAGTCCTGAAAATTTGTGAAACGTTTATAGAAATTAATAAAGGTCCTCGATATACAACTAAAATGGAGAAACATGGTGAATCAAACGTATTGGTTTGAGGGTGTCTCTCATATAAAGGTGTAGGTCGTATATATTGGGTCCGCAACATCGTGGATGCATCCCAGCATATTGAAATAATCCAAAATATGGTTCCATATGCGCAAATTTAAATGACTTATCATGTAAATTTGAAGAAGGTAGTGACCAGAAGAACAGGGCTATTTTAGCAATTAGGCGGTTTTAAGGAAATAACGGCCTTATGGAGTGACTTGCATAGCCGTCGGATCTTAGTCCAATAGAAAACTTGTGCGATATCGAAAATAAGATGGACACATCAAAACCCAATAATAAGTTTTGACATGTTATTCAAAGGGGCCGGGAAATACACAAGAATACAGTAGGTGCACTGAAACGACTTTTTGGAGAAGATTTACGTAGCATACATTGTCCAATTAAGATAATTTAtactaattattttattttggagaCATTCGTAAAAAAATTTAGGTAGAATAAGttatctgaattttatgttatgttatgctaCTATCTTGACCGCCCTTGTTGTAGAAATAGTCTCTTTTAGGACTTTATTTAGAAatctttcctaaaaaaatataaatttttagttaaaattGTTTGCTATTCTGcgttgctatttttttttttgatcgcaAATGTATGTCGAATTCgacattaaatttatttattttattcactCAGAACATGTTACAAAAATGGCCAAAACTGTCGTTCGGAATTTCCATTAGTTTCAAAAAGAGCATATTGCCTACTTCAAATCATACAGTGGCGGTAGTAATTAACATGAGATAATGCCACTGGCCTCATTTCTTTCAAATAAACAAGAACGACTATTGATTTGAATTGTACAATTATAAATGGTTGTCTATTCTATACAAGGGGAAGGCAGttataaatttcatttcatttcatttattaaccaaatatgtaatataaagccaataaggcccataaaataattacatacatacaaacatttcaGTAACCTGAGTATAACagataattaaattcatttcttAACATAATGAGGTACTTTATTATATTTACCTAATATTCGGCTCCCCAgccattaaaaataaagaatataaaaGAAATCCAAATGGAAGAGAGCGATAAATAGAAAGTGGTCCAACAAAGTGCACAAGAATTAAAAAAAGCGcagctatttttaaaaatagtgcAGCTTTGAAAATCCGATGTAAGAATAGAACaaggagaaaaaaattaaccatCAGCAAAAgagttataaaaatcaaaagagttataaaaatcaaaaagttttAAACGGAAAACGTTGTTGGAATGGGAAAAGATGCGTAATTCATGAGGCAGTCGGTTCCAGCATCTTGCTACTCTAACAGCATATGATCTCGCATATATGTTTCTTCTAATTCTAGGAATAAATAATTGCGGGTTTCTAGTAGACCGAGAGAATACAAAAATCCTCCTTAGAGGAACAGGTCTAATATTAGCAAAAGCGTTATGAAAAAGTAGTAAATTCCTACACTCAACAAACCTTTTAAATGAGCAATTAAGAAAACGTTTTACGAAGCAAGATATACGATCTCGTCTTCGGACATTGTAGACAAACCGCACAACGGAATTTACAATTCGCCTCAATTTTGTAAAGTTAGCCTGAATAGTACCTGAAAAAACCTCCAAACCGTAAAGTATCTGAGACATTAACAGAGAATAAGCCAGAAGCTTTCTCACCTTGAAAGGTAGGTAAACAATAGAAGAATACATTTTACGAAGGCAAGACCAAACCTTCCCTGACAAGGCATCAATATGGTACCTAAAAGATAACTCAGTGTCAACAATAACACCCAAACATCTATGTCGGTCGATAAACTCAATCTCCGAATTTCCAACAAAAATGTTAAGAGATGTGGTAGTAAAGTTTCCAAACATTAGAGCCTTGGATTTAGAGGGATTAATCCTTAAAGCATTGGCAGAAGCCCAGTTAACAACCCTGCCCAAAACCGAATTTATATCATTCTCAAGAATATCAGGTGTTGTAGAACTGCCATTAAAAAGCAAGAAAATGTCATCAGCAAACATAAACGCCTCACAACTCCTACAAGAAGTAAAACGATGCAAATCATTCACGTAAAGtataaataaaagtgtacccAAGATGGAACCTTGTGGTACACCAGAATGAAGAGAAAGCATGCTTGAGTTTGCAC
This Stomoxys calcitrans chromosome 2, idStoCalc2.1, whole genome shotgun sequence DNA region includes the following protein-coding sequences:
- the LOC106083492 gene encoding modifier of mdg4 isoform X28 — encoded protein: MADDEQFSLCWNNFNSNLSAGFHESLCRGDLVDVTLAAEGQFVKAHRLVLSVCSPYFRKMFTQMPANQHAFVFLKDVSHTALKDLIQFMYCGEVNVKQEALPAFISTAEALQIKGLTDSDPPQSQTPPEPSTPTPQIQSQQIQASPRVRHRTSTGRSYKIETVDDSGDDTKQTTQIVIQTTAPSHPPQATITTQAPQQQHHHHHHHQQQQQHQPPQQHIAQQPIQTQTHQLAGVSLPTSTATTAVVTHKRPAQRTNLGSVPHIKRSKSTIDPLEASDATVATQQLNVQTTVVTSDVTKSQSQQHHHHQQQQQTQSHHHQSQPQQTNEPEYIDMPMELPTKSEPDYVEDAGEVDQGEQDGTYVEDESYGDMRYDESYFTEGEEAGGAAGNAATGGATSTSATATTSKAIVKSQPLSDSAYMDSTGDQANSDAQDLKLEYLVTHSGRKRIILNDYLFTKERSKYLRCLRSKRFCKARLIVTEDNAGNEIIERIIGTHNHDKDC
- the LOC106083492 gene encoding modifier of mdg4 isoform X14, which codes for MADDEQFSLCWNNFNSNLSAGFHESLCRGDLVDVTLAAEGQFVKAHRLVLSVCSPYFRKMFTQMPANQHAFVFLKDVSHTALKDLIQFMYCGEVNVKQEALPAFISTAEALQIKGLTDSDPPQSQTPPEPSTPTPQIQSQQIQASPRVRHRTSTGRSYKIETVDDSGDDTKQTTQIVIQTTAPSHPPQATITTQAPQQQHHHHHHHQQQQQHQPPQQHIAQQPIQTQTHQLAGVSLPTSTATTAVVTHKRPAQRTNLGSVPHIKRSKSTIDPLEASDATVATQQLNVQTTVVTSDVTKSQSQQHHHHQQQQQTQSHHHQSQPQQTNEPEYIDMPMELPTKSEPDYVEDAGEVDQGEQDGTYVEDESYGDMRYDESYFTEGEEAGGAAGNAATGGATSTSATATTSKAIVKSQPLSDSAYMDSTGDQANSDAQGLYPGAEAPHGQYKGQNPKIQFSVSKRGGQLLWLDGLKYFRNNENRTNFFWRCHWYYRRVRCPVLICMNKYDISDFRQIHNHCHVKSGTKLKRKLMATPAAISGGATEERHDDTGEPEESPPNC
- the LOC106083492 gene encoding modifier of mdg4 isoform X16, giving the protein MADDEQFSLCWNNFNSNLSAGFHESLCRGDLVDVTLAAEGQFVKAHRLVLSVCSPYFRKMFTQMPANQHAFVFLKDVSHTALKDLIQFMYCGEVNVKQEALPAFISTAEALQIKGLTDSDPPQSQTPPEPSTPTPQIQSQQIQASPRVRHRTSTGRSYKIETVDDSGDDTKQTTQIVIQTTAPSHPPQATITTQAPQQQHHHHHHHQQQQQHQPPQQHIAQQPIQTQTHQLAGVSLPTSTATTAVVTHKRPAQRTNLGSVPHIKRSKSTIDPLEASDATVATQQLNVQTTVVTSDVTKSQSQQHHHHQQQQQTQSHHHQSQPQQTNEPEYIDMPMELPTKSEPDYVEDAGEVDQGEQDGTYVEDESYGDMRYDESYFTEGEEAGGAAGNAATGGATSTSATATTSKAIVKSQPLSDSAYMDSTGDQANSDAQEERAVLSVGQRGCTVLLYNNEKFVRNRRSSTRTYWICSRKDITICRARIVTALNENGHEIIVQRSFEHNHTRKFPARKSSKAKTEAKEIESLIVSSNRNSGLPIKIKLTKPSF
- the LOC106083492 gene encoding modifier of mdg4 isoform X11, which encodes MADDEQFSLCWNNFNSNLSAGFHESLCRGDLVDVTLAAEGQFVKAHRLVLSVCSPYFRKMFTQMPANQHAFVFLKDVSHTALKDLIQFMYCGEVNVKQEALPAFISTAEALQIKGLTDSDPPQSQTPPEPSTPTPQIQSQQIQASPRVRHRTSTGRSYKIETVDDSGDDTKQTTQIVIQTTAPSHPPQATITTQAPQQQHHHHHHHQQQQQHQPPQQHIAQQPIQTQTHQLAGVSLPTSTATTAVVTHKRPAQRTNLGSVPHIKRSKSTIDPLEASDATVATQQLNVQTTVVTSDVTKSQSQQHHHHQQQQQTQSHHHQSQPQQTNEPEYIDMPMELPTKSEPDYVEDAGEVDQGEQDGTYVEDESYGDMRYDESYFTEGEEAGGAAGNAATGGATSTSATATTSKAIVKSQPLSDSAYMDSTGDQANSDAQGSAATPMSSKHNEYRPVSEVYFLGLPTGVWLENEVYHYMRNQKQGLNLIFRGYMYKKEASFRSTINWICSNGNGKRVSENKCTARCITKVEGGLKLGKNPHNHPPKFTPDSMPANLISGDNKRHMTKCEF
- the LOC106083492 gene encoding modifier of mdg4 isoform X13, with amino-acid sequence MADDEQFSLCWNNFNSNLSAGFHESLCRGDLVDVTLAAEGQFVKAHRLVLSVCSPYFRKMFTQMPANQHAFVFLKDVSHTALKDLIQFMYCGEVNVKQEALPAFISTAEALQIKGLTDSDPPQSQTPPEPSTPTPQIQSQQIQASPRVRHRTSTGRSYKIETVDDSGDDTKQTTQIVIQTTAPSHPPQATITTQAPQQQHHHHHHHQQQQQHQPPQQHIAQQPIQTQTHQLAGVSLPTSTATTAVVTHKRPAQRTNLGSVPHIKRSKSTIDPLEASDATVATQQLNVQTTVVTSDVTKSQSQQHHHHQQQQQTQSHHHQSQPQQTNEPEYIDMPMELPTKSEPDYVEDAGEVDQGEQDGTYVEDESYGDMRYDESYFTEGEEAGGAAGNAATGGATSTSATATTSKAIVKSQPLSDSAYMDSTGDQANSDAQALEYIYSSRGTPLLVLDNFLYRKNRERYWRCLRFDKHHCTARLRISKNGCVRLAGVHTHGREQERIYQGRKQEKKLSNPKDLPTTFYASSIRQTYFDAIHKQAMTRDFCTSITNVSNVGIKNGP
- the LOC106083492 gene encoding modifier of mdg4 isoform X12 — its product is MADDEQFSLCWNNFNSNLSAGFHESLCRGDLVDVTLAAEGQFVKAHRLVLSVCSPYFRKMFTQMPANQHAFVFLKDVSHTALKDLIQFMYCGEVNVKQEALPAFISTAEALQIKGLTDSDPPQSQTPPEPSTPTPQIQSQQIQASPRVRHRTSTGRSYKIETVDDSGDDTKQTTQIVIQTTAPSHPPQATITTQAPQQQHHHHHHHQQQQQHQPPQQHIAQQPIQTQTHQLAGVSLPTSTATTAVVTHKRPAQRTNLGSVPHIKRSKSTIDPLEASDATVATQQLNVQTTVVTSDVTKSQSQQHHHHQQQQQTQSHHHQSQPQQTNEPEYIDMPMELPTKSEPDYVEDAGEVDQGEQDGTYVEDESYGDMRYDESYFTEGEEAGGAAGNAATGGATSTSATATTSKAIVKSQPLSDSAYMDSTGDQANSDAQDLNLEYLVNHRGQTRIVLNDYLYTKNRSKYWRCLRAKRCDCKARLIVSQDKGGSIDKIIGMHNHNNEYEEILRVRQYNQSSAKTEQSPLRRNTAKENTYDDVMVQQQIQIKTERIDDDYDLISPD
- the LOC106083492 gene encoding modifier of mdg4 isoform X20 encodes the protein MADDEQFSLCWNNFNSNLSAGFHESLCRGDLVDVTLAAEGQFVKAHRLVLSVCSPYFRKMFTQMPANQHAFVFLKDVSHTALKDLIQFMYCGEVNVKQEALPAFISTAEALQIKGLTDSDPPQSQTPPEPSTPTPQIQSQQIQASPRVRHRTSTGRSYKIETVDDSGDDTKQTTQIVIQTTAPSHPPQATITTQAPQQQHHHHHHHQQQQQHQPPQQHIAQQPIQTQTHQLAGVSLPTSTATTAVVTHKRPAQRTNLGSVPHIKRSKSTIDPLEASDATVATQQLNVQTTVVTSDVTKSQSQQHHHHQQQQQTQSHHHQSQPQQTNEPEYIDMPMELPTKSEPDYVEDAGEVDQGEQDGTYVEDESYGDMRYDESYFTEGEEAGGAAGNAATGGATSTSATATTSKAIVKSQPLSDSAYMDSTGDQANSDAQGGGNIFYIPGQRGKLKLVVNGFSYIKNKTTTDKLYWNCALTKKKRCRARIAMPKDADLPSLKCNYTKHNHSPDVVSKARLKRLIEYNLKSSIDRPMTFS
- the LOC106083492 gene encoding modifier of mdg4 isoform X10; this encodes MADDEQFSLCWNNFNSNLSAGFHESLCRGDLVDVTLAAEGQFVKAHRLVLSVCSPYFRKMFTQMPANQHAFVFLKDVSHTALKDLIQFMYCGEVNVKQEALPAFISTAEALQIKGLTDSDPPQSQTPPEPSTPTPQIQSQQIQASPRVRHRTSTGRSYKIETVDDSGDDTKQTTQIVIQTTAPSHPPQATITTQAPQQQHHHHHHHQQQQQHQPPQQHIAQQPIQTQTHQLAGVSLPTSTATTAVVTHKRPAQRTNLGSVPHIKRSKSTIDPLEASDATVATQQLNVQTTVVTSDVTKSQSQQHHHHQQQQQTQSHHHQSQPQQTNEPEYIDMPMELPTKSEPDYVEDAGEVDQGEQDGTYVEDESYGDMRYDESYFTEGEEAGGAAGNAATGGATSTSATATTSKAIVKSQPLSDSAYMDSTGDQANSDAQDSVRTFQYSVANVKLEVSAENESFLHNTYLNRHNIPVATAGGVASLKTGLSKRKPIFLNARTLDDWGNIKYSDTARGNKLLFFEGHRFIKNNIYGSNIYWKCSKWHSNCKARAITSLEVPSKCIIKGVHNHPLAIDD